The Carassius auratus strain Wakin chromosome 30, ASM336829v1, whole genome shotgun sequence region gtttccaaatgaaatgtcATTGTCTAAAGCTAATTACTTTTAATGAACTTTTCCTCCATAAAACTATATGCagatttgttgttttttcttaatCTTAAAAACTAGTGCtgttaatagaataaaataatcacaattatagTTAGAAgcagaaacaaatgttaatattatcaaatttggaaaaaattaatgtgtaaaaagtgaaatgtattcatctaaatgttaaaatgtgacaGCCTTAACATATGTCTAGTATCTCATGccagttaaaaacaaacaaacaaacaaaccatcaaaaataaaaaaacaatagacCAGGGATTTCCAAAGAGTTGACCAGGGACCAACAGGGGCCTGCAAGGTTGTTGTGTGATGGGAGGGtttagagaaaaaaagaatattctaataatacacacacacacacacacacacacacacgcacaaacacacacatatgtatacagtatataaattaagaaaacaaacaattGTGCATTGTTCACATGAAGAAAAAGCATGTGCATGCGTCttggtactctccaaaatggcgcatTAAAAGGTTTTcatgtagcttcataaaattacagttgaaccactgatttcaCATGAACTACTTTAACGATCTCCTCAATACTTTCTGTGTGTTGACCGCGGTAGGACCCTGGCTGTCCGTGGAGGGTcaaaaagctctcagatttcatcaaaacatcttaatttgtattcCTAAAATGAACAAAGGCTTTACAGGTTTtaaatgacataagggtgagtaattaatgacagaattctattttggggtgaactatccctttaaaccacACAAGATCTTCTTACCATGTCATTCTGAAAAGTAACAGTCTTGCTTCTGTGGCGATGCAAATGAAGAGGTTGATCATGCTGCCCCAAAAGCATCTCATCTTCCACTTCAACATCCTGCTCGTTCTCCTCTCCTCCATCATTTGTACTTTCAGCATAATCCTTCTGATCTTTCCAAGTGTGTGATTCAGGTTTCTGTATATAACAAAAGGCGAAGATATTAATACTACAACATTGATTGTTCAGGTCTCAAAAATGACCCTAATGCATCATGCATGACTCACTTCTCTCGCTGTGGATCTTTTCCATCTCCCACCAGGTAGCTGTGAGAGTTCATCACCCTCTTGCACTGTCTGATGAGCAGCTAGTCTGTGTCTCACCTGCTTCCTGACTTTAGTGACCTGGACAAGCGTAAAGAAACTCACCCTTACATCTCTATTCTGCCAAATCACACATGCAAAATGATCCACATAGATGTATGAAGCTCTGTAAACACCCGTACATGTGTATGTGTAAGGTGATGTGAAGAAACAGCCTCCGTCCCCGGAGCGCTGACACAGCGAAAGCTGGGACTGCAGATTGCTCGCTCCCCATGTGTCCAGGACGGGAATAAATTGATGGTTTCTTGCGATACTTTGCTGTCACATTCAACCTGAAGATAGTGttcacattaataattttatgaGCGTGGGTATTTAAGAATTCGTTAGGACACATTTGGAATTTCCACTGCCATATATAGTTCAAGTAAAGCGAAGCCATAATAAGATGTCATGAAGTGATCTCTTACTGTCTCATATGATTTCAGTAGCTGCTGTTGTTTGCGCAGACGGGTCTGCTGCAACACACGTTCACGGACTGCATGCTGAAATCGGCGCAGACTCTCCTCTTTCTCTCGTCTGGTCTCCTCTAGAAGCTCTTCAGTGCGCAAAGCCTGGACCTTCCATGCACACAGGGATACATTTACAGGACATGTGTGGCTGTGAATCCTTTAGCCGTCTGCATCAGATACCCACTAGTAGGAAGTTTCCATAAATCTTCTTCAGTCTCAAGATGTCTTTTTTATATGAGTCTATTGGTTTGGGTTTGCAATTTGTGTAAACCTAATTTGAGATATGTCTAAAAATGGTGTCTCCAAAAATATCCTAAAAACACCTCTCCAAGATGCGTAAAAAAACTTACCTGCAAAGCTAGCAGAAAAACTATGCGCAAGAGCACCTAGGacaaaagctgctttaaattCAAAGGATGGTCACACtaaatgttgattttatttagtttatagaATTGAGttgataaagaaaatctattcatgacattatttttgaaagcatcctcattttacagcatttttacacaagtgtgTAAAACCTTTAACAGTACTGGAGCTTTGCAGGTAGGATTCCTGAAGCGTCTTGGagatgttgccacagttcttctggattcaGTCTGTCACAGTTTgctctgtttcttcatgtcatgaTATATATAACCAGTggtattattactgtattattattattacctattttattaggatttttatttgtacattttcttttactttttttttgtattatttgtattcatttttttttttactatagttttttaatgtatttattattgttatttttcatcagTTTTAGGTGGAATTAAAAcctttttatgttgtttaataaatgtatttatttttttatttttctcaattattttattacaattaatgtttattttatttcaatttttatttatcaagTTTTAGTTCATGATAGTTACTCAGATAACGGCAATTGAGATTTTGCTCAGTAGCAGCTAATAAGATGTTTGGGCCCAAATGTTGGATTGTggttaatgtacttttttttttttttttttctatacatttcCCTTTAATTGTTGAACAGGCCATAATCATCCTGAGATGGATGGATACAATTAATGAGACACCAACATGAACCGTAATACTGTTAAGTGCATTCAAGAAAACTCGTGTTCAACATCTCTAACTTAATGTACATCTCTCATGTTATCATATTATTGTAAGTTGTTACCGCGGGATGCTCGTGACTCTCATCGCCGCTCTCCACCCAAACAGCCACAGGCGCCACAGCCGGGTTCCTCTCTGCCAACACTCTCACATCTTTGGCCTTTCTCCTGCTTCCAAAGGTTGTCCTTTTGTATTCTTTTAAGAGCTTCTTTTGTGTCATCGAAGAGCAAACCCTTTCTTTAACGTTAGCTGTTTTTGCTTGATTCATTTTCGCGGAAAACCCTGGTAACTTGGATATGAATTGGTAACTTAACGTATAACTATCATTTACGGCATTTTGGGAGCCACTTATGTTCAGTGACTTTTTACAGTACAGCGGTTCATAATATTGTTACTGTCCTTATACAAATAGCGTTAATATTTACACTGCTGTAACTGTCAGAAGTATAGCTCCGTTGTCAATGACGCTAACAGAATCACAACTTTCAGACACACACGCCCATTTATGCTTCTATTGGCTACAGCTTGTAAAGGTAAGCTCTAATTCGTCGAAAGCAACGCCATTCAAAACTTGTGGCGATTAGGTCACGCCCGATGTGCTCATAAATGAAAGTTCGATTAGAAAAAGAAAACCTGCTCGTTTTAGTTCCACAATGACTGAAATTAAATATGGTGGTTTTACGCAGAATTCCATATACTTAAAATTCGTATAAATCTGATTTATATTGTGCAACAGTTTTAAACGGGGCagtgttactattattattattataaaaaataatttgaaacatCGTCTTATCATTTTAAATGGCCACTGTTGTTAGAACTGTAAGCTCGTTTTCAtcaaggaataataataataataataataaactttattataaCGAATGCAATTTAAACTTAGAATTCCAAGGTAAATAAACAAACTTTGAAAAAGATGAAAAAGTCGCAAtacttaaaataatgataataataataattgtaataataatttattactattattatttgttttattttatttttttatgcttccATCACTACTTATGATAGTATAGtaaaactttttgttttcaaGCTTGAAGCTGTTTTGGATGGATTGTTTTTACTCCGTGTTATTTATTAGGATTCCCTGCACTTATTTGGGTTTCTGTCTCCAACTTATACATTTATGCATGGGTATGAATCAACACAAGAACAGCCTGCTCCCTTTACAATGCCTGTTCTCAACGGCCGTGCCCTTGCATAACAAGGAGCCTACTGTGTCCTTTGTGTGAATCAGCATGCACATTGTTTCTCCCTTTTCAGGAACAGTATGAACTTCAGTGAGAAAGATTACATAATGCTCAGATTATGAGCAGAAGAAGATTggacaaaataacaacaaatgtgTGAAAGATTGGACTCAGGTCTTTCTCAATCTtctatttaacatctttattacaGATCAACTGAACTTGTGATTTACATTCaccaaaataaaaacaggaaatggaAAAACTAGAAAAGGAAATACAAACATTCACTGTTGGCTTGACAAAGTGTCCTGAAGTATACAACAGGGTTGTTTAATCTCAcatttgggtcaaatatggactaactcAATTGAtgggttaatttttttaaatcaaaaagttGGGTCAAACTAAATTGCTATTGTGTTGTGGTCTTCTGGGTGCTAAGTTATTTGAACAGTTTCTACGGcaggcgtaaaaaaaaaaaaaaaaaaaaaaagtaaatttaccccccattttttttatgttaatgcaTGTAAATGTACTGACATACAGTACAGAGATGCATTTGCATCTGCATTTTTATATTCACTCTATACTGTATGTCAGTATATTTACaggcataaacataaaaaaaaaaaaaaaaaatgttggttagGGTGTACTGAATGGTTGTTATGCAATTACAGTAGAGTATTCTGCTAATTGGTTGCTATATTCagaagttttttttcccccaaaaaggaTATAGAATACTGGTTgaacaatatactgtatactggTATTAGAAGGTAAGCtaaatgttaagttaaaaaaatattcctAATATGTTGACATTTTTGTTGAAAATAGCCTGCTTTTATTTGTTGAGACATGCCTTTACTTTTATAGACCCGTAATTGAATTATTTGCGATGTCTGAGTTGTGATGCGCGAAAGGGATGTTTGCTAAAGCTGTTTGAAAACTTGCTTTATTTTGTAGTTCTGCCAGATGACACTAGTAGCGCAGACACATGCTACCTTACCTTAaacttgatgtaataaaataactaaaacttttgtatttttgtatatttttatttgttattgttattatatgtCTATTATAGTAGTTGTGCAAAGCATGtaatcaaatactttttttatccCCCCTCCACCGCACGTTTGATAATGTCAAATTGGTAATGAAAAGCCCATAGTtgtaattaaacaaatataattcaACTATAAATAATCTGTAGGACTGTGCCAAATTGGTGGATTTAGCTTAAAGGCTTTGTCA contains the following coding sequences:
- the ccdc15 gene encoding coiled-coil domain-containing protein 15; translated protein: MNQAKTANVKERVCSSMTQKKLLKEYKRTTFGSRRKAKDVRVLAERNPAVAPVAVWVESGDESHEHPAVQALRTEELLEETRREKEESLRRFQHAVRERVLQQTRLRKQQQLLKSYETVECDSKVSQETINLFPSWTHGERAICSPSFRCVSAPGTEAVSSHHLTHTHVTKVRKQVRHRLAAHQTVQEGDELSQLPGGRWKRSTAREKPESHTWKDQKDYAESTNDGGEENEQDVEVEDEMLLGQHDQPLHLHRHRSKTVTFQNDMVYEPDATVSFTTDYRASQVLWPHENQEELRRQRQSQFLMYRRHFLDIEREQVKEHQRHRKHLKRTARIKNEKEQLRKAEEKEMERQRQQEEEREDKAEREYLILERLRLDEEEAAEKVERREKTKRNKESKRYIEAMQALMKEKLEKNKTELPPLCCCGDSFWDSHPDTCANNCIFYNNPKAYAQALQSILLSCDLK